A single region of the Triticum dicoccoides isolate Atlit2015 ecotype Zavitan chromosome 2B, WEW_v2.0, whole genome shotgun sequence genome encodes:
- the LOC119364061 gene encoding eukaryotic translation initiation factor 3 subunit H-like isoform X1: MANPAPAAGGKSFLQAMSTVTEEAAVPLRVVQMEGLAVLKIIKHCEEFAPALVTGQLLGLDVGSVLEVTNCFPFPIREDDEEADADGANYQLEMMRCLREVNVDNNTVGWYQSCLLGSFQTVELIETFMNYQENIRRCVCIVYDPSRSSQGVLALKALKLTDSFMDLYRNNGLTGEKLREKKLSWVDIFEEIPIKVSNSALVSAFMKELEPESPVSQCDFDRLKLSTAPFMERNLEFMIGCMDGLSSEQNKFQYYYRNLGRQQSQQQAWLQKRRQENMSRKAAGEEPLPEEDPSNPIFKPLPEPSRLEGYLVTNQISSYCNHINGVAGQSFNRLYLMKALQED, translated from the exons ATGGCGAATC CAGCACCGGCGGCGGGAGGGAAGTCGTTCCTGCAGGCCATGTCGACGGTCACCGAAGAGGCGGCGGTGCCGCTCCGCGTCGTCCAGATGGAGGGACTG GCTGTCCTGAAGATCATTAAGCACTGTGAGGAGTTTGCGCCTGCTCTGGTTACAGGTCAACTGCTTGGTTTGGATGTTGGTAGTGTTCTGGAAGTGACCAACTGTTTTCCTTTCCCT ATAAGAGAGGACGACGAGGAAGCAGATGCAGATGGTGCGAACTATCAGCTTGAGATGATGAGGTGCTTGAGGGAGGTTAATGTCGACAATAACACTGTTGGATG GTATCAGTCCTGCTTGCTTGGATCTTTTCAAACCGTTGAGCTGATTGAAACATTTATGAACTATCAG GAGAACATCCGGAGATGCGTGTGTATTGTGTATGACCCATCTAGGTCTAGTCAAGGAGTGCTAGCTCTTAAAGCCCTGAAGCTCACAGACTCTTTTATGGATCTGTACCGCAACAATGGTTTAACTGGAGAGAA GCTAAGGGAAAAGAAATTGTCATGGGTTGATATTTTCGAGGAGATACCG ATTAAAGTGTCCAACTCGGCGCTTGTCAGTGCCTTCATGAAGGAGCTGGAACCTGAGTCACCTGTTTCACAG TGTGACTTTGACCGTCTTAAATTGTCGACTGCGCCCTTTATGGAAAGGAACCTAGAATTTATGATTGGGTGCATGGATGGTCTTTCATCAGAGCAAAACAAG TTCCAATATTACTATCGCAACCTAGGAAGGCAACAGTCACAGCAACAGGCATGGCTTCAAAAGAGAAG GCAAGAGAACATGTCCAGAAAGGCTGCTGGCGAGGAGCCGTTGCCAGAAGAAGATCCATCCAACCCTATCTTCAAGCCGCTTCCTGAGCCATCCCGCTTAGAGGGTTATCTCGTAACCAATCAGATCTCGAGTTACTGCAACCATATCAATGG GGTTGCTGGCCAGAGTTTCAACAGGCTATACTTGATGAAGGCGTTGCAGGAAGATTAG
- the LOC119364061 gene encoding eukaryotic translation initiation factor 3 subunit H-like isoform X2 has product MANPPAAGGKSFLQAMSTVTEEAAVPLRVVQMEGLAVLKIIKHCEEFAPALVTGQLLGLDVGSVLEVTNCFPFPIREDDEEADADGANYQLEMMRCLREVNVDNNTVGWYQSCLLGSFQTVELIETFMNYQENIRRCVCIVYDPSRSSQGVLALKALKLTDSFMDLYRNNGLTGEKLREKKLSWVDIFEEIPIKVSNSALVSAFMKELEPESPVSQCDFDRLKLSTAPFMERNLEFMIGCMDGLSSEQNKFQYYYRNLGRQQSQQQAWLQKRRQENMSRKAAGEEPLPEEDPSNPIFKPLPEPSRLEGYLVTNQISSYCNHINGVAGQSFNRLYLMKALQED; this is encoded by the exons ATGGCGAATC CACCGGCGGCGGGAGGGAAGTCGTTCCTGCAGGCCATGTCGACGGTCACCGAAGAGGCGGCGGTGCCGCTCCGCGTCGTCCAGATGGAGGGACTG GCTGTCCTGAAGATCATTAAGCACTGTGAGGAGTTTGCGCCTGCTCTGGTTACAGGTCAACTGCTTGGTTTGGATGTTGGTAGTGTTCTGGAAGTGACCAACTGTTTTCCTTTCCCT ATAAGAGAGGACGACGAGGAAGCAGATGCAGATGGTGCGAACTATCAGCTTGAGATGATGAGGTGCTTGAGGGAGGTTAATGTCGACAATAACACTGTTGGATG GTATCAGTCCTGCTTGCTTGGATCTTTTCAAACCGTTGAGCTGATTGAAACATTTATGAACTATCAG GAGAACATCCGGAGATGCGTGTGTATTGTGTATGACCCATCTAGGTCTAGTCAAGGAGTGCTAGCTCTTAAAGCCCTGAAGCTCACAGACTCTTTTATGGATCTGTACCGCAACAATGGTTTAACTGGAGAGAA GCTAAGGGAAAAGAAATTGTCATGGGTTGATATTTTCGAGGAGATACCG ATTAAAGTGTCCAACTCGGCGCTTGTCAGTGCCTTCATGAAGGAGCTGGAACCTGAGTCACCTGTTTCACAG TGTGACTTTGACCGTCTTAAATTGTCGACTGCGCCCTTTATGGAAAGGAACCTAGAATTTATGATTGGGTGCATGGATGGTCTTTCATCAGAGCAAAACAAG TTCCAATATTACTATCGCAACCTAGGAAGGCAACAGTCACAGCAACAGGCATGGCTTCAAAAGAGAAG GCAAGAGAACATGTCCAGAAAGGCTGCTGGCGAGGAGCCGTTGCCAGAAGAAGATCCATCCAACCCTATCTTCAAGCCGCTTCCTGAGCCATCCCGCTTAGAGGGTTATCTCGTAACCAATCAGATCTCGAGTTACTGCAACCATATCAATGG GGTTGCTGGCCAGAGTTTCAACAGGCTATACTTGATGAAGGCGTTGCAGGAAGATTAG